DNA from Prunus persica cultivar Lovell chromosome G6, Prunus_persica_NCBIv2, whole genome shotgun sequence:
ATAGTCACTGTTACTACTAACAGCAGCTTGCTTTCCACCACGGCTACTTTGTGGCGTCTCAGTTATGCCAGATGTCCCATTATCACTACTAGGCTGTCGAATGAGGGATTCCTCTCGGCTTAGAACCCCTAACCAAATTGCACTCTCCTTCGCTGTCATTTTATCCTGTAAGCATTTTGACTGGCGGACATGCCTCCTTATCTTTGCGATATCAGGTGACATATGCTTTATCACAGCTGTTAACACTCCGACTTTCCACATCTTCTTTAAGTCATGCGGCTTCTTATAAGGAGGACTCTGACCATGGAGTAGCCCCAATTTGAGCCACCAATCTTCATTTCCTGTCGGCCACCAAGGTGGTggatttcctttttctaatgGATACTTCCTTTGAGGGGGGTCACAGTGTTGCATCAAAGAAGACAATAGAGAACCAAGAGTTGCATCTTGTAGATCTTGGAGGATGCTCTGAGAATTCCCATTTCGACTATTATCTGCATCACTCATGGCAATACACTCCGCCTCATACTTGGCTATGGCTGCAGGCCCATTCTTATCGAACTTCACCTTTTCTTTCCACCAAGCTCTGATGTTATCAGAAGCACCGCTCACTGGCTTTCCCTTCTCAGGAATGATACCATACACAAAACCACGAGCTTTACACACTTCCATCAGCTTCAACATATACTTGAGAATCCCATCTTGTGCTCTtgacattttctttcttcgaGCCTGATCAGATGTCTGCTTGGGCTTCTGCTTTTCTGCAGCTTGTTGAGCTTCAAGtttctgcttttctttttctttgagtcTTTTGAGTTTGATTCGATCCTTCCACATTCGTTTCTCCAACTCTTCAGCTTCAATCTCTTCATCACTGACATCTTTATCCGCAATATTTTCACACCTCAAGTCTTCTTCTATATCCGAACTGTCATACAACAGTCATTAACAATCAAAGGATGCTCCATTCAGTAAAATTGCAATAACCCACTGAGAGAATTGATGGGAAGAAATCGAAACGAAGATTGATTTTTAGCAGTCAAAGCCAATCAATTGTATTAGGCTCAGTAAAAGTGGACACTTTTGTTATGCTGGCTCAAAcaaccaacaacaaaatactaaaagtttttttcttttctttttctctcccaccctttctcagcaaccaaacaaaacttgggaaaaGATAACAATAAAATCCAATATTTCTCAAATATTCTGCCAAACAACCCTTCAAACGAAACCATCTCTTTCTATAATGACCTCTAACAATTCCTAAAAGACTTGGATTACAATAAGTGAAACTAAAATAAACAATCAAAAAGCTCATATGCAGAGCATATAAACAAAAACCACATGCCCAATTCCCCATAGTTGCAACGATACCATAGATTCTGATCAACAGGTTCATAAGAAGGAAgatcaaacacaaaaataaaaaaagcagaCTCTTTTAGTTTACACGGAAATTGTCCCAAAATACAAACAATTCAAAGAGACCcataaactcaaaaaatatCATTCGTAGAAGACCCAACAAAATTGAAGTACTGGgtacaaccaaaaaaaaaaccttgaaACTCTACTAcctacacacacaaaaaataaatcgaAACTCTTACCTAATATCAGGTCCAACCTCTTCAACGTCACCCATCTAATCTTAATTTGCATCCAAAGACTGCAAACCCTAAAAGTCTGggcttttttcttattttcggTTATTgaatcctctctctctctcttcttctgctTTTGGTGAAGAAGCTGACAATATAAGCGATGGTACGGTGAATCCAAATAAGGGAAATGAGACCCAATATGGTTTGCTTGGAATCAAAAGGGATGGAAATTGAATGCAAATttgaaggaagagagagaaagtgattCTATGCGAGTTTGCGAGTTGCGAATTGCGAATTGCTAGGCGGCCATAATCGAAGGGTGTCACAAATGGATGAGAACATCTCTGAGTTGCCAACACCGAGGCATGATCTCCTGCGTCGCGTTTACGGAATGGTTAATTTGCTAATTTTACTGGCCTCCcctttatttttgaaatatcACAAACACACTaattaatgtttttattttcaagttcgaatccccttttcctattaataaattaaaagtttggGTTTAATACGtgagaaatatatatttttgggtcAAACAGTTTAATACGTGAGAAAAAGTCATagcttttcttcctcttttggtTTGCTAAGATAACTTTCTccctttgtatttttttctggGGTAACGTAGCATTTTTTTCCCTCAAGATGGAAGGGTCCAACACGACAATAACATGCTTTGATTTTTCAAAGAGTTTATAGAATATTAAGACCTATATAAGCTCACTAGAGGGACACGCTGGTATAGCTCACTTTctattaggggtgggcacggttcggtttggaccggtttttgcctcaaattagaactgATCCGTTACTATTTattcggtttggttcggttcggttttaatataaaaaattcaaaaactgtccggttcggtttgaaccggtttcagtccggttcggttttgaaccggattataaaaattatttttttaaattattttttaatacaattctcaactgaaatattatttttttacttgaaaattaacaaattattcaatttcatataaaaaataaatattaaagtgagaaaagagagatattttgacattgaacttggataaatattaggtttttttaagtgaaattaaaaatatagcattaaatataaatatatattgaaattatatatttttttagtttcaccggttcggttcggtccggttcggtttttgaagacatggaaccggatccggaaccggtacaaaccggtccggttcggtttttgaccggtttttgactttttggtcaactcggtttttttccggtttggttcggtgcgaTTCGGTTcggatttccggttcgccggtttgagtgcccacccctactttcTATTGTAATTTTATGCTCCAAATGGTCAATCTTGTAGTTCTTTCTTTAAAGATCATTTATgcaattataatattttggaaattcGTGTTTATCTATTTTCTTGTTAGAAGTcttaatattttcaatttgtgtgcttttttaaaatgatgatatttgaataaaaacttaaaaatagaCGGTTCGGATTGTTGAAGTTCAATGTCTAATAGACCTCGTAACGGATCCATCAAATAATAGAAGGGACTCTATAAAGATATATCAACCATTAACTAAGTTGGAAATTGTACAGccccacttattttttttccacttaCACTTTCTTGTTGGAAATTGTATGTTATagtaaaagttaaaaataaaaataaaagagaatgtaagtggacaaaaaataaatgagaaaATCAGCACccgtttttatttatttaaaaaaataattaattgccATCATCCAAACAGAAAGTACAAAAATAACTTTTGGGTTCGGTATAATTGTTGCAAATTCTAAAAatacttatttaatttttacataaaaaaaattccaaaaaaaaaaacaaacaaactttaaaaagaaaaaaaatacttgcCGACAATAGCTTGATGTATTTATCCATTGATTGCAGCATGAAAAGTATCTAAATCTGTATTTTGCATCCGGGAAGACATACTAGGTACAATGTATTTTGGTTATTATTTGTCAAccgagaagaagaagagaggaggaCTTTGCATCAGAATTCAGATGACAATCTCAAAGCCTCCTTATGCTTGATAATAATTGGACAAATCTTCTAAAAGTCCTCCTAATGCTTGAACTCTTGCCTAATTTCAGCTCCGATCTATTCCACTTcagcaattaaaaaatattaataataaaacaaatgcaAATATAATATACTTTAAAGAATTGCTTTGCATAAACAGAAAAGATAAACCAAGTTTAAAGAATTTCACAGCAGATATATTTTTgctaaaaattaaagaattcaATTGATAGAAAAACATATAGAACTCCCTCCCTTGTAATAAATAACGTCTTTGAACAATATCCGTGTGTTTTGGTCAACAGAGACGTACAAGGCGACTTCCGGTTGCGGGGTGGACCGGCGTTCAGTGTGGTTTGTCTAAGCTAGAAGTTGAATCTGATTCTTTACAAATTATTCGTATGCTTTATGGGGAGTGGAAGATTGATATTGCTGTGGAAACCATTATTTTTGACATAAAGCAACTGGTTGAGCAATTTCAGCATTGTGTTTTCCTGTATACTTCTCGTTATTGTAACAAGACATCGCATAAAATTGCGACCTTTGTGTCCAGAATTGGTAGTATCCATATTTGGGATGAATTATGGTCTGAGTGGATTTTTGATATTCTTACTAGTGATGTAAACCTTACTATTCGTCTTTAACAATATTCTCTCATCGTTtggcaccaaaaaaaaaaaatagagacgTAGGTTAACTTCTCGTATCAAAACATTAGTTTTTTGCAAGTAACTTAGTAGCAGTTACAACTAAAgggaattattattattattttttaatatagaaTAAGCGATAGTTTTTAttgataaacaaataaaagtacaaagtAATTATGTGCCGAATATGGGTAAAATCTTCTCAAGTGACCAAACGCAACAACACGTTGAATTGATATAGAGAGAATCACGCACAACCCAAAAATGACTAAATatcataacttttttttttttttgggtggtcaATGAGGATtatgttttgttcttttatgcAAATGACCCATAAATTTCACTATACATTTACATGATTTAAGATATAATACACATTttgggaaataaaaaa
Protein-coding regions in this window:
- the LOC18773761 gene encoding ETHYLENE INSENSITIVE 3-like 3 protein, with the translated sequence MGDVEEVGPDISSDIEEDLRCENIADKDVSDEEIEAEELEKRMWKDRIKLKRLKEKEKQKLEAQQAAEKQKPKQTSDQARRKKMSRAQDGILKYMLKLMEVCKARGFVYGIIPEKGKPVSGASDNIRAWWKEKVKFDKNGPAAIAKYEAECIAMSDADNSRNGNSQSILQDLQDATLGSLLSSLMQHCDPPQRKYPLEKGNPPPWWPTGNEDWWLKLGLLHGQSPPYKKPHDLKKMWKVGVLTAVIKHMSPDIAKIRRHVRQSKCLQDKMTAKESAIWLGVLSREESLIRQPSSDNGTSGITETPQSSRGGKQAAVSSNSDYDVDGTDDGVGSVSSKDDRRNQPMDLEPSSNICNNTPNHVQDKEQSEKQPRRKRPRVRARPVEQLPAPSHNENIHLGPRNDLPDINHTDVQMIGFQVHDNQQENGTITTLRPPEKDLDIQAQLPASEFNYYSAVPSDNVISTQGMHVDGTPMLYHGVQDAEVHRGDTFNVYNPSAEYPPSHDQPPSQIVMNEPQIRPADGVHIPTVHRNGSEIAGGDLPYYVKDTFQSEQDRTVNANFGSPIDSLSLDYGLFNSPFHFGIDGSGSLDDLELEEMMEYFAA